Proteins encoded together in one Pseudoalteromonas xiamenensis window:
- the folK gene encoding 2-amino-4-hydroxy-6-hydroxymethyldihydropteridine diphosphokinase, whose product MNLVYIGLGANLNDPVAQLRGAITALQAHNEVSNVVVSPFYASKPMGPQDQPDYVNAVAAFTTALTPDATLDVLQQIELDYGRVRKDERWGPRTLDLDILLFNQEVVETARLTVPHYGMKVREFVIYPLFDIAPELVMPCGTRIADLKQHIPANGLVPFAY is encoded by the coding sequence ATGAACCTAGTTTACATCGGACTTGGTGCGAACTTGAACGATCCGGTTGCACAATTAAGAGGTGCTATCACGGCATTGCAGGCTCACAATGAGGTAAGTAATGTTGTTGTATCTCCCTTTTATGCCTCTAAACCTATGGGTCCGCAAGATCAACCTGATTATGTAAACGCGGTTGCAGCTTTTACAACGGCTTTAACGCCCGATGCCACGTTAGACGTGCTACAACAAATCGAGCTAGATTACGGACGAGTACGAAAAGACGAACGCTGGGGTCCACGGACTCTCGACCTCGATATCTTGCTCTTCAACCAAGAAGTAGTGGAAACGGCGCGTTTAACGGTTCCTCATTATGGTATGAAGGTCAGAGAGTTTGTTATCTACCCATTATTTGATATCGCACCAGAATTGGTCATGCCATGTGGAACTCGCATTGCCGATTTAAAACAACACATTCCTGCGAATGGATTAGTCCCCTTCGCATACTAA
- the sfsA gene encoding DNA/RNA nuclease SfsA — protein sequence MLYVPPLQTGLMIKRYKRFLVDLDVNNQSLTVHCANTGRMTGCAEPNTQAYYTTSNNAKRKYPHSLELTTSLDGHLICVNTARANTVAIEALQSGKIAPLAHYDRVQAEVPYGSEKSRIDVLLSQSINPETHCYIEVKSVTLLENGNGYFPDAPSVRGQKHLRELMGMKAQGHRAVLLFIVMHNGIQNVHPAAHIDPHYANLCIDAQKAGVEFLAYRAQVSKEELIITDPLPIIIKG from the coding sequence ATGCTATACGTTCCGCCACTGCAAACTGGCTTAATGATTAAACGCTATAAACGCTTTTTGGTTGACCTTGACGTCAATAACCAATCCTTAACCGTGCACTGCGCAAATACGGGTCGAATGACTGGCTGTGCAGAGCCAAATACGCAGGCATATTACACCACTAGTAATAATGCAAAACGTAAATACCCGCATTCGCTTGAACTTACAACAAGCCTTGATGGTCACTTAATTTGCGTTAACACCGCACGTGCGAATACCGTTGCGATTGAAGCATTGCAGTCAGGAAAAATTGCACCGCTTGCACATTACGACAGAGTTCAAGCCGAAGTACCCTACGGCAGTGAAAAAAGCCGAATCGACGTATTACTCAGTCAATCAATAAATCCGGAGACGCATTGCTACATAGAAGTGAAGTCCGTTACGCTGTTAGAAAATGGCAATGGATACTTCCCTGATGCACCGTCCGTTCGAGGTCAAAAACACTTACGCGAATTGATGGGAATGAAAGCGCAGGGGCATCGCGCCGTTCTACTTTTTATCGTCATGCATAATGGCATTCAAAACGTACACCCTGCCGCACATATTGATCCTCATTACGCCAATTTATGTATTGACGCGCAAAAAGCAGGTGTTGAATTTCTCGCTTATCGCGCACAAGTGTCAAAAGAGGAACTTATTATTACCGACCCCTTGCCGATAATAATTAAAGGGTAA
- a CDS encoding DUF4144 family protein yields MSTNSYPLLLISSQEVQLIEDQETFENEVFYIKNNELDNHRIITTDGFNFSLKGDALPALSMAELTCLVQQSLAQEGHCCVGKIMLTNIQEAFALCQPR; encoded by the coding sequence ATGAGCACAAATTCGTACCCACTTTTGCTCATCTCGAGTCAAGAAGTACAACTCATTGAAGATCAAGAAACCTTTGAAAATGAAGTTTTTTACATTAAAAACAATGAATTAGATAACCACAGAATCATCACTACTGACGGTTTTAACTTTAGTCTAAAGGGAGATGCTTTACCCGCGTTGTCGATGGCTGAACTGACATGTTTAGTGCAACAATCCTTAGCACAAGAGGGGCATTGCTGCGTAGGGAAAATCATGCTGACTAACATTCAAGAAGCGTTTGCGCTATGCCAACCACGCTAG
- the gluQRS gene encoding tRNA glutamyl-Q(34) synthetase GluQRS, whose product MLTPDIQGSYRGRFAPSPSGPLHFGSLIAATASYLDAKINQGRWLVRIEDIDTPRVVKGADTDILHTLDAFGLHWDEDVVWQSQRHSLYQDVLSTLNTRQELYACTCTRKQIKALGGLYTGHCLPLNKAFERNALRITQTHPIVTFDDLIQGQVTTPAELANEDYIVKRSDGLYAYQLVVVVDDHLQGISHVIRGADLVEPTSRQMSLFSQLCWPIPQYGHVPLAVQSPGFKLSKQNHAPAVDKKNPAPALLATLQFLGLFPDNHVDIHSVDVLLKWAIEHYQRESIPKTREIVVKLSDKGYQFSLPTS is encoded by the coding sequence ATGCTTACCCCAGATATTCAAGGGAGCTATCGCGGTCGATTTGCTCCCTCCCCCTCCGGCCCTCTTCATTTTGGTTCACTCATCGCCGCCACAGCAAGCTACCTGGATGCAAAAATCAACCAAGGTAGATGGTTAGTTCGTATTGAAGACATTGATACGCCGAGGGTGGTCAAAGGCGCTGATACTGACATTCTTCATACGCTTGACGCATTTGGCCTTCATTGGGATGAAGACGTGGTTTGGCAAAGTCAACGACATTCGCTTTACCAAGATGTGCTTTCGACGCTGAATACTCGTCAAGAGTTGTATGCCTGCACCTGCACTCGCAAGCAAATAAAAGCACTCGGTGGTTTGTATACTGGACACTGTTTACCGTTAAACAAGGCGTTTGAACGCAATGCTTTACGTATTACTCAGACCCACCCTATTGTTACCTTTGATGATTTAATTCAAGGGCAAGTTACAACCCCTGCTGAACTGGCAAACGAAGACTACATTGTTAAGCGCAGCGATGGTCTATATGCCTATCAGTTAGTCGTGGTTGTAGACGATCACTTACAAGGTATTAGTCATGTTATCCGCGGTGCAGATCTTGTCGAACCAACTTCTCGGCAAATGAGCTTGTTTTCGCAGTTATGCTGGCCAATACCACAATATGGTCACGTGCCATTGGCGGTTCAATCGCCAGGATTTAAGCTTTCTAAGCAAAATCATGCTCCCGCTGTGGACAAGAAAAATCCAGCACCAGCCTTGCTTGCAACCCTGCAATTCCTCGGCTTATTCCCTGATAATCATGTCGACATCCACTCGGTTGATGTTTTATTGAAATGGGCAATTGAGCACTATCAACGTGAAAGCATCCCAAAAACACGTGAAATTGTCGTAAAACTAAGCGATAAAGGGTATCAATTCTCGTTGCCTACCTCTTAA
- the pcnB gene encoding polynucleotide adenylyltransferase PcnB, with protein sequence MGPASKSDDHTATATLLPEPVIVPRSEHSISRKQFSPNAVKVLYRLKDAGFEAYLVGGCIRDILLGLEPKDFDVVTNAKPEEIKRIFRNCRLIGRRFRLAHIVFGQEIIEVATMRGHHSDEGKSNNISQASEHGQLLRDNVYGTIEEDAERRDFSINALYYSIEDFSIRDYAGGLAAIRARQIELIGDPETRYREDPVRMLRAVRFATKLDMGIAPATKNPIPQLASLLENIPAARLFEECLKLFLNGKAEQNFLMLRELGLFKYLFPTTERALNASTDGFAERFIQQMFANTDARINADKKVTPAFIFAALLWLPLRQRAEALVEKDGMFAHDAYNIAMNAVLSDSAKQVAVPKRFTIGARDIWHLQLRLDKRGGQRAYRLSLQPKFRAAYDFLLLRVESGETELQSLAAWWTNYLEKDVTGQKDMVKSLDERSGPRRPRRRKPRKKPDPS encoded by the coding sequence ATTGGCCCTGCGAGCAAAAGTGATGATCACACGGCTACCGCGACCTTATTGCCGGAACCTGTGATTGTACCTCGCAGTGAGCATAGTATTTCGCGCAAGCAATTTAGTCCCAATGCGGTCAAAGTGCTGTACCGTTTAAAAGATGCGGGGTTTGAAGCCTATCTTGTGGGCGGTTGTATTCGTGACATATTGCTTGGATTAGAGCCAAAAGATTTCGATGTCGTGACGAATGCTAAGCCTGAAGAAATAAAACGAATTTTCCGCAACTGCAGACTCATCGGTCGCCGTTTCCGTCTTGCTCATATCGTCTTCGGTCAAGAAATTATCGAAGTAGCGACAATGCGCGGCCATCACAGTGATGAAGGAAAAAGCAACAACATCAGCCAAGCAAGTGAACATGGACAATTACTTCGTGATAATGTTTATGGAACCATTGAAGAAGACGCTGAGCGTCGTGATTTTTCAATCAATGCGCTATATTATTCCATTGAAGATTTCAGCATTCGCGATTATGCCGGTGGCCTTGCTGCAATTCGAGCTCGTCAAATAGAGCTTATTGGCGACCCTGAAACACGTTACCGAGAAGACCCCGTACGTATGTTGCGTGCAGTTCGTTTTGCGACGAAACTTGATATGGGCATCGCTCCAGCGACGAAGAACCCAATTCCACAGTTGGCGTCACTTCTTGAAAATATTCCAGCAGCTCGATTATTCGAAGAGTGCTTGAAGCTGTTTCTAAATGGCAAAGCGGAGCAAAACTTCCTAATGCTGCGTGAACTCGGCTTATTCAAGTATCTCTTCCCAACAACAGAGCGTGCCTTGAATGCATCGACTGATGGCTTTGCAGAGCGCTTTATTCAGCAAATGTTTGCAAATACCGATGCTCGAATTAACGCAGATAAAAAAGTAACGCCGGCATTTATCTTTGCCGCGCTTCTATGGCTTCCCCTTCGTCAACGTGCAGAAGCTCTTGTTGAGAAAGACGGCATGTTCGCACATGACGCTTATAATATCGCGATGAACGCCGTGTTATCCGATAGCGCGAAACAAGTGGCGGTGCCGAAACGTTTTACCATTGGCGCACGTGATATTTGGCATCTGCAATTACGTTTGGATAAACGTGGTGGTCAACGTGCCTATCGCTTGAGCTTACAACCTAAATTTAGGGCGGCTTACGACTTTTTACTTCTTCGAGTTGAAAGCGGTGAAACTGAATTGCAATCGCTCGCGGCTTGGTGGACAAATTATTTAGAAAAAGACGTGACCGGACAAAAAGACATGGTTAAGTCGCTCGATGAGCGTTCAGGCCCTCGTCGTCCTCGACGTCGTAAGCCAAGAAAGAAACCGGATCCATCATGA
- a CDS encoding EAL domain-containing protein has product MKSSDTRQLKIKDVLSNQLLTCDVSTPLIDAVHMMRGKNVSSIFVTDNDLIVGIWTESDCVRIDFDDPDFASRPIALNMASPVHSINVDKTLSEATIKFHQLGIRHLLVVDKFNTPCGVVSLSDIVRNQGLDHYLHFRPIDAHFEKNVRILDSEQCLSDAIHLMRETKMTAVLVYNQQKQAYGIITQRDIAYIILNPDWRKPCWEICSYPMLHVTPKDSLFDAYRLMTTNAIRHLVVKDPETKQVLGLLALKNVLTEIETAYCSELEKVLVQRDLALQKSEKNLYLANRIINASLDGIMITRSNGEIIQINPAFSALTGYQDYEVLGKKPNLLSSGIHPAEYYEDMWGALREKGVWQGEICNRKKCGDIYVEWLTIIEINEPYSDDVLYAAIFSDITERKNAEEKIVRLAYFDELTGLPNRRLFNDRLSMALAAAHREKQKLAVMFIDLDRFKEVNDTLGHSAGDELLVQVSERIKRILPEGDTLARLGGDEFVVLLTEVKAIELVVNFANQILSELSNPFSIAGMNVGATASLGAAIYPEDGLDSEALLKHADVAMYRSKEVGRNSFQLYKASMNARSLERLSMLSRFQNALEYDEFELHYQPLECLSSGQILSVEALVRWRDPNLGMISPAHFIPLAEELGLIIKLDNWVIDKACKQFKTWRDAGTNIHRIAINVSAQHLCQGNLAETVAQTLEKYGIDGRNLEIELTESSFVSNFHEAKVALKRLKMLGVSIALDDFGTGYSALSYLTKLPIDILKIDASFIAKIPDEYGNSEIVSAIVAMAKALNLRVVAEGVEKVEQKQFLQKLGCHTSQGYLFCKPLSADDWERFYSQWKATS; this is encoded by the coding sequence ATGAAGTCAAGTGATACGAGACAACTAAAAATCAAGGACGTGCTATCTAATCAGTTATTAACATGTGATGTATCAACGCCGTTGATTGATGCAGTGCACATGATGCGTGGCAAGAATGTAAGCTCAATATTTGTCACAGATAATGACTTAATTGTGGGAATTTGGACGGAATCCGATTGTGTGCGTATTGATTTCGACGACCCCGATTTCGCATCTCGGCCAATTGCGTTAAACATGGCGTCACCGGTTCATTCAATCAACGTTGACAAAACGTTGAGTGAAGCGACGATTAAATTTCATCAACTGGGCATTCGGCATCTGTTGGTCGTTGATAAGTTTAATACGCCCTGCGGCGTGGTGTCTTTGTCAGATATTGTTCGTAATCAAGGGCTTGATCACTATTTGCATTTCAGGCCTATTGACGCTCATTTTGAAAAGAATGTTCGTATTCTTGATAGTGAGCAGTGTCTTTCTGATGCGATTCATTTGATGCGTGAAACCAAGATGACCGCCGTGCTTGTATACAATCAGCAGAAACAGGCCTACGGCATCATCACACAGCGTGATATTGCCTACATTATTCTCAATCCGGATTGGCGCAAACCCTGTTGGGAGATCTGTAGTTACCCTATGCTACACGTGACACCAAAAGACTCCCTGTTTGACGCATATCGTTTAATGACAACGAATGCAATTCGTCATCTTGTCGTGAAAGACCCTGAAACAAAACAGGTGCTAGGTCTGCTTGCACTGAAAAATGTATTGACCGAAATTGAAACGGCTTACTGCAGCGAACTGGAAAAAGTGTTAGTACAACGAGACCTTGCGTTGCAGAAATCGGAGAAAAACCTCTATCTTGCAAATCGAATCATTAATGCCTCTTTGGACGGCATCATGATTACGCGCAGCAATGGCGAAATTATTCAGATAAACCCTGCATTTAGCGCTCTTACGGGCTATCAAGATTATGAGGTACTAGGTAAAAAGCCGAATTTACTCAGTTCAGGTATTCACCCAGCGGAATACTATGAAGACATGTGGGGCGCTTTGCGAGAAAAAGGTGTTTGGCAAGGTGAAATCTGCAACCGTAAAAAATGCGGAGACATCTATGTCGAATGGCTGACTATTATCGAGATTAATGAACCTTACAGCGATGACGTACTGTATGCCGCGATTTTTAGTGATATTACGGAGCGCAAAAACGCGGAAGAAAAAATTGTCCGTTTAGCGTATTTTGACGAGTTAACTGGTCTACCCAATCGCAGATTGTTCAACGACCGACTTTCTATGGCGCTTGCTGCAGCGCATCGTGAGAAACAGAAGCTGGCGGTCATGTTCATTGATTTAGACCGATTTAAAGAAGTGAACGATACGCTAGGACACAGTGCTGGTGATGAGCTTCTGGTGCAAGTCAGCGAACGTATCAAGCGAATTTTACCGGAAGGAGACACGCTTGCTCGTTTGGGTGGTGATGAGTTTGTGGTACTGTTGACCGAAGTGAAAGCTATTGAACTCGTGGTCAATTTCGCAAATCAGATTTTGAGTGAATTAAGCAATCCTTTTAGTATCGCAGGTATGAATGTCGGCGCAACAGCCTCTCTTGGCGCGGCAATTTACCCTGAAGATGGCTTGGACAGTGAAGCGTTACTTAAACATGCTGACGTGGCCATGTACCGCTCAAAAGAAGTCGGCCGTAATTCTTTCCAACTCTATAAAGCCTCAATGAACGCTCGCTCTCTCGAACGGTTATCGATGTTGAGTCGATTTCAAAATGCGTTGGAATACGATGAATTTGAACTGCATTATCAGCCGTTAGAATGTTTGAGTAGCGGTCAGATTTTAAGTGTTGAAGCGTTGGTCCGTTGGCGCGACCCGAATCTTGGGATGATCTCCCCGGCACATTTCATTCCACTTGCAGAAGAATTAGGCTTAATTATCAAGCTAGATAATTGGGTAATCGACAAGGCCTGTAAGCAATTCAAAACATGGCGAGATGCAGGTACGAATATACATCGAATCGCCATCAATGTGTCTGCACAACACCTGTGTCAAGGCAATCTGGCTGAGACAGTTGCTCAGACCCTTGAGAAGTATGGGATTGATGGCCGGAATCTGGAAATTGAATTAACCGAAAGCAGTTTTGTGAGTAACTTCCATGAAGCAAAAGTGGCGTTAAAGCGCTTAAAAATGCTCGGGGTGAGTATTGCTTTGGATGATTTTGGTACGGGCTACTCGGCACTCAGTTACCTCACAAAATTACCTATCGACATTCTGAAGATTGATGCCAGTTTTATTGCAAAAATTCCAGATGAATATGGCAACAGTGAAATCGTGAGTGCGATTGTTGCGATGGCTAAAGCGCTCAATCTGCGTGTCGTTGCGGAAGGGGTGGAGAAAGTGGAACAAAAACAATTTCTACAAAAACTAGGCTGCCATACGAGCCAAGGGTACCTGTTCTGCAAGCCCCTTAGCGCCGACGATTGGGAACGATTTTATTCGCAGTGGAAAGCTACTTCATAA
- the dksA gene encoding RNA polymerase-binding protein DksA, giving the protein MPEQKKLGLLAQAGLEPYQEKPGEEYMNEAQLAHFKQILEAWRNDLRNEVDRTKTHMQDEAANFPDPVDRAAQEEEFSLELRARDRERKLIKKIEKTLQNIEDDDFGFCDSCGIEIGIRRLEARPTADQCVDCKTLAEIKEKQTGRG; this is encoded by the coding sequence ATGCCAGAGCAAAAGAAACTTGGGTTGTTAGCCCAAGCTGGTTTAGAGCCGTATCAAGAAAAACCAGGCGAAGAATACATGAATGAGGCACAACTTGCCCATTTCAAACAGATTTTGGAGGCATGGCGCAACGATCTAAGAAATGAAGTAGATCGTACTAAAACGCATATGCAAGACGAAGCTGCAAACTTCCCTGATCCAGTTGACCGTGCGGCTCAAGAAGAAGAGTTCTCATTGGAACTGCGTGCACGTGACCGTGAGCGCAAACTCATCAAGAAAATTGAAAAAACGCTACAAAATATTGAAGACGACGATTTCGGATTCTGCGACTCATGTGGTATTGAAATCGGTATCCGTCGCTTAGAAGCTCGTCCTACTGCTGACCAATGTGTTGACTGTAAGACTCTTGCTGAAATTAAAGAGAAACAAACGGGACGCGGATAA
- a CDS encoding DUF2797 domain-containing protein — protein MQGTLSKLKAQHTKPIHYFLPLGEELISLNEHIGKHVTLTFSGNIFCCSCGKKTKKSYSQGHCFVCMKKLASCDMCIMKPETCHFDAGTCREPEWGEKNCMIPHYVYLANTSGLKVGITRHTQIPTRWIDQGATQALPIMIVKTRLQSGLVEVALAEFIADKTNWRNMLKDITYDVDLKQAAAELLPQIEAKIAELNALYGEGAIEILDEEVVDLNYPKLESAQKLTSFNFDKDPVASGILKGIKGQYLIFDTGVINIRKFTSYEVAFHCE, from the coding sequence ATGCAGGGCACGCTGAGTAAACTCAAAGCGCAACACACCAAACCAATCCACTATTTTCTTCCGCTTGGTGAAGAGCTTATCTCATTAAACGAACACATTGGAAAACACGTTACATTAACGTTTTCAGGAAATATCTTTTGCTGTAGCTGTGGGAAAAAAACAAAGAAAAGTTACTCACAGGGCCACTGTTTTGTTTGCATGAAAAAACTAGCCAGTTGCGACATGTGCATTATGAAGCCTGAAACTTGTCATTTTGATGCAGGTACATGTCGAGAGCCCGAATGGGGAGAGAAAAATTGCATGATCCCACATTACGTTTACCTCGCGAACACATCAGGTCTAAAAGTAGGGATAACCCGCCACACGCAAATTCCAACGCGCTGGATAGATCAAGGTGCCACTCAGGCTTTACCTATCATGATAGTGAAAACTCGCTTACAATCCGGCCTAGTTGAAGTTGCCTTAGCTGAATTTATTGCAGATAAAACCAATTGGCGCAATATGTTGAAAGACATCACCTATGATGTGGATTTAAAACAAGCTGCAGCTGAGCTTTTACCACAGATAGAGGCAAAGATTGCTGAATTAAACGCGTTATATGGTGAGGGCGCCATCGAAATTCTTGACGAAGAAGTGGTGGATTTAAATTATCCAAAGCTGGAAAGCGCACAAAAACTAACTTCATTCAACTTTGATAAAGACCCAGTTGCAAGCGGCATACTAAAAGGTATTAAAGGCCAGTACCTCATTTTTGATACTGGCGTGATTAATATTCGCAAATTTACCTCTTATGAAGTAGCTTTCCACTGCGAATAA
- the panC gene encoding pantoate--beta-alanine ligase — translation MQTISEIKSLRSQIKAWRQQGLSIAFVPTMGNLHRGHFSLVEKAKTLADKVVVSIFVNPMQFGQNEDLDKYPRTLVEDQKGLAELDTDLIFTPTVDVIYPNGLNAQTSVDVPTVSQGFCGASRPGHFIGVATIVTKLFNLVQPDFACFGEKDFQQLAVIRSMVKDLSIPVEIVGVATKREDNGLAMSSRNGYLSDEEKVTASVIYQTLTKTAQALEAGDRRFDTLEQQAKAAIEAKGLKIDYFGIAERDTLRNATSDDKHFVILVAAYLGAVRLIDNIQVNA, via the coding sequence ATGCAAACAATTAGTGAAATCAAATCGCTACGTAGTCAAATAAAAGCTTGGCGCCAACAAGGTTTAAGTATTGCGTTTGTGCCAACGATGGGTAACCTTCATCGAGGTCACTTTTCATTAGTCGAGAAAGCCAAAACGCTTGCAGATAAAGTGGTTGTGAGCATTTTCGTCAACCCGATGCAATTTGGTCAAAACGAAGATTTGGACAAATATCCACGTACCCTCGTTGAAGACCAAAAAGGCTTAGCCGAACTTGATACTGATTTGATTTTTACGCCAACGGTTGATGTCATTTACCCTAATGGTTTAAATGCGCAAACTTCCGTAGACGTTCCAACGGTTTCTCAAGGCTTTTGTGGTGCTTCACGTCCAGGCCATTTTATCGGCGTCGCGACCATAGTTACAAAACTTTTCAATTTAGTTCAGCCTGATTTCGCGTGTTTTGGCGAGAAAGATTTCCAGCAACTCGCAGTCATCCGTTCCATGGTCAAAGACTTATCTATCCCTGTCGAAATCGTCGGTGTCGCCACCAAACGCGAAGACAACGGCCTCGCCATGAGTTCTCGCAATGGTTATTTGAGCGATGAGGAAAAAGTGACAGCTAGTGTTATTTATCAAACACTTACAAAGACAGCTCAGGCTTTAGAAGCTGGTGACCGTCGTTTCGACACACTTGAGCAACAAGCTAAAGCTGCGATTGAAGCCAAAGGCTTAAAAATTGACTATTTTGGTATCGCTGAGCGTGACACTTTAAGAAACGCGACCTCTGATGATAAGCATTTTGTCATCTTAGTTGCGGCATACTTAGGGGCAGTCAGACTCATTGACAACATACAGGTCAATGCATAG
- the pepB gene encoding aminopeptidase PepB: MSEQFLVRLSEEPAKGVWAQSGTSFDSQGAVIHLPEASALKHVQRAARAIATQGLAKVSLQGERWTTELQWAFYQGFVSPKQLSGVTFVDNTNSDLAALEALKVSATWARQMINGTAEDIYPESLAGKAAEFIQSLAPEHVSYQIIKGKALLEQQWIGIHEVGRGSERPPVLLELDYNPTGDDDAPVSAALVGKGITFDSGGYSIKASEGMLGMKCDMGGAATVTAGLALAIQRGIQKRIKLFLCCAENLISGHAYKLGDILTYKNGTSVEIVNTDAEGRLVLADGLMAAAETGAPLILDAATLTGAALMAVGQEYNAIFGLDKPLVREVCQFAELESEAVWPLPLEKWHQNACPSAYADTANSRPVKGGGAGGASNAAGFLSRFVPNDGQGWIHLDLAACFRDNASADWSAGATTLGFRTIARFLQEKA, encoded by the coding sequence ATGTCTGAACAATTTTTAGTCCGTCTAAGTGAAGAGCCTGCAAAGGGCGTTTGGGCGCAGTCTGGCACAAGCTTTGATAGCCAAGGTGCGGTTATTCATCTCCCAGAAGCGAGTGCATTGAAACATGTTCAACGTGCTGCCCGCGCGATTGCAACGCAAGGTTTAGCGAAAGTGAGCTTGCAGGGCGAGCGTTGGACTACCGAGTTACAATGGGCCTTTTACCAAGGTTTTGTCAGTCCAAAACAACTCAGTGGTGTGACGTTTGTCGATAATACGAACAGTGATTTGGCAGCGCTTGAAGCATTAAAAGTCAGTGCCACTTGGGCACGTCAAATGATTAACGGTACTGCAGAAGACATTTACCCTGAGAGCCTTGCTGGTAAAGCGGCTGAGTTTATCCAGTCTCTTGCTCCAGAGCACGTAAGTTACCAAATCATCAAAGGTAAAGCGTTGTTAGAACAACAATGGATTGGTATTCATGAAGTTGGTCGTGGTAGTGAACGTCCTCCGGTGCTATTAGAACTTGATTACAACCCGACAGGTGACGACGATGCACCTGTCAGTGCCGCTTTAGTTGGTAAAGGGATCACGTTCGATTCAGGTGGTTACTCAATCAAAGCAAGTGAAGGTATGCTGGGCATGAAATGTGACATGGGCGGTGCCGCAACGGTGACTGCAGGTCTTGCTTTGGCGATTCAACGAGGCATTCAAAAGCGCATTAAACTATTTTTATGCTGTGCGGAAAACTTAATCTCAGGCCATGCATATAAACTAGGTGACATTCTTACCTATAAAAATGGCACCTCAGTTGAAATTGTGAATACAGATGCGGAAGGTCGTTTAGTGCTTGCAGATGGTTTGATGGCAGCAGCTGAAACGGGTGCGCCATTGATTCTTGATGCGGCGACGTTGACTGGAGCTGCGTTAATGGCCGTAGGTCAGGAATACAATGCGATTTTTGGGCTCGATAAGCCCCTAGTGCGTGAAGTTTGCCAGTTTGCTGAACTGGAAAGTGAAGCAGTTTGGCCATTGCCACTTGAAAAATGGCATCAAAACGCTTGCCCATCTGCTTATGCGGATACGGCAAACAGTCGCCCAGTCAAAGGCGGTGGAGCTGGTGGCGCATCGAATGCCGCTGGATTCTTATCTCGTTTCGTTCCAAACGATGGTCAAGGTTGGATCCATTTAGACTTAGCGGCGTGTTTTAGAGACAACGCTTCTGCAGATTGGTCTGCGGGAGCAACAACGTTAGGTTTCAGAACTATTGCTCGTTTCTTGCAAGAAAAAGCGTAA
- the panB gene encoding 3-methyl-2-oxobutanoate hydroxymethyltransferase, with protein sequence MSKITVSTLQKMKQAGDKITALTAYDASFAKLFADNGVDIVLVGDSLGMVLQGGDDTLAVTTKDIAYHTRCVRAGSKALFVVADMPFMSYANPTQACENAAELMRAGANMVKLEGGEWLYDSIKQLTQQGIPVCGHLGLTPQSVHVFGGFKIQGRESDKAQKMIADARALQDAGAQLLVLECIPSALAKQISEAVTIPVIGIGAGKETDGQILVMHDLVGISAGYIPKFSKNFLAETGNMVDAVKKYCNDVKSGAFPGPEHEFN encoded by the coding sequence GTGTCAAAAATTACGGTATCCACTTTACAAAAAATGAAGCAAGCTGGTGATAAAATCACCGCATTAACGGCTTACGATGCAAGCTTTGCAAAACTCTTTGCTGATAACGGTGTTGATATCGTTTTGGTCGGCGACTCACTTGGTATGGTACTGCAAGGTGGAGATGACACACTTGCTGTGACGACTAAAGACATTGCCTATCACACACGTTGTGTTCGTGCCGGCAGCAAAGCCTTATTTGTGGTGGCTGATATGCCGTTTATGAGTTACGCAAATCCAACGCAAGCATGCGAGAATGCTGCTGAGTTAATGCGAGCTGGCGCCAACATGGTTAAATTGGAAGGTGGTGAATGGCTTTACGACAGCATAAAACAACTGACTCAACAAGGGATTCCTGTTTGTGGTCACTTGGGTTTGACGCCGCAGTCCGTTCATGTTTTTGGTGGTTTTAAAATCCAAGGAAGAGAATCCGATAAAGCGCAAAAAATGATCGCCGATGCAAGAGCACTGCAAGACGCCGGTGCACAACTGTTAGTTCTCGAATGCATTCCTTCAGCACTGGCGAAACAAATCAGCGAGGCAGTAACAATCCCTGTGATCGGTATTGGTGCAGGTAAAGAAACTGATGGCCAAATTCTCGTTATGCATGATTTAGTGGGTATTTCGGCTGGCTATATTCCTAAATTTTCAAAGAACTTCCTAGCAGAGACTGGCAACATGGTCGATGCCGTTAAGAAGTATTGTAATGATGTAAAATCGGGCGCATTTCCGGGCCCTGAACACGAGTTTAATTAA